A window of the Isosphaera pallida ATCC 43644 genome harbors these coding sequences:
- a CDS encoding acyl-CoA thioesterase, with amino-acid sequence MDETKPAPVGPADPSPVAHPQSDDITIRVRYAETDRMGFLHHAQFAVYFEQGRTELLRKRGITYREIEDAGSFLVVVELNCKYRKPAKYDDLLTIRTTVESVSFVKIKHRYEVIRDGEILAIGHTTLACVDRDGKPRALPEELK; translated from the coding sequence ATGGACGAGACGAAGCCCGCACCGGTTGGACCGGCCGATCCTTCGCCGGTGGCTCATCCCCAAAGCGACGACATTACCATCCGGGTCCGCTACGCCGAAACCGACCGGATGGGATTCCTTCACCACGCCCAGTTCGCTGTCTACTTTGAACAAGGACGCACCGAACTGCTCCGCAAGCGCGGGATCACCTACCGCGAAATCGAAGACGCCGGCTCGTTCCTCGTGGTGGTCGAACTGAATTGCAAATACCGGAAACCCGCGAAATATGACGACTTGCTGACAATTCGGACGACTGTGGAATCGGTGTCGTTCGTCAAGATTAAGCATCGTTACGAGGTGATCCGGGACGGCGAGATTCTGGCAATCGGCCATACGACCCTAGCCTGCGTCGATCGGGACGGCAAGCCCCGCGCCTTGCCGGAGGAGCTGAAGTAG
- a CDS encoding formylglycine-generating enzyme family protein, with product MNPPVRRSRVSSPPPTDLQPSVRRGWSIVAGLATLVLCAVAVWRLVGSSEPSKSSRPLVSGSPTNRHPPSPETAISPHAAGNLSRLNDDPDTPEALRARVRFTTSMPPQTTPEGMVWIPGGVFLQGDPDFPDAQPRRWVGVDGFWIDQHEVTNRQYAAFVAATGYQTVAERPLDPRDFPGVPPDQLQPGSIVFTPPSGPVPLDNVTRWWIYTPGACWRHPEGPGSTIEGREDHPAVHLAYEDAEAYARWAGKRLPTEAEWEYAARGGLVSQPFVWGAELKPEGSPWLANIWQGHFPNENSQEDGFARTAPVKSFPPNGFGLYDMAGNVWEWCADWYHPNAYQFDRRLNPSGPPRLASFDPMEPGVPKRVQRGGSFLCTDQYCTRYRPGARGKGEPGSAASHVGFRCARSVE from the coding sequence ATGAATCCGCCCGTCCGCCGCTCTCGGGTTTCCTCTCCGCCCCCCACCGATCTCCAGCCGTCCGTCCGTAGGGGTTGGTCGATTGTCGCGGGGTTGGCGACGTTGGTTCTGTGCGCCGTGGCGGTTTGGCGGCTGGTCGGGTCTTCGGAACCGAGCAAATCGTCCCGCCCTCTCGTCTCGGGTTCACCAACCAACCGGCACCCACCGTCCCCCGAAACTGCCATCTCCCCCCACGCTGCTGGCAACCTGAGCCGTCTGAACGACGATCCCGACACGCCGGAGGCGCTCAGAGCGCGGGTGCGGTTCACGACCTCTATGCCCCCCCAAACCACGCCCGAAGGGATGGTGTGGATTCCCGGCGGCGTGTTTCTTCAAGGCGATCCGGATTTCCCGGACGCTCAGCCACGGCGCTGGGTGGGAGTGGACGGATTCTGGATCGACCAACACGAGGTGACCAACCGTCAATACGCCGCGTTCGTGGCGGCGACCGGCTACCAAACAGTGGCCGAACGCCCGCTCGACCCCCGCGACTTTCCCGGCGTGCCGCCCGACCAACTCCAGCCGGGTTCGATCGTCTTCACGCCGCCCTCGGGTCCGGTGCCGCTGGACAACGTGACCCGATGGTGGATCTACACGCCGGGAGCCTGCTGGCGTCATCCCGAAGGGCCAGGCAGCACAATCGAGGGCCGCGAAGATCATCCGGCGGTCCATCTCGCCTACGAGGACGCCGAAGCCTACGCCCGTTGGGCTGGCAAGCGATTGCCCACCGAAGCGGAGTGGGAGTACGCAGCGCGTGGTGGTCTGGTCTCCCAACCGTTCGTCTGGGGAGCCGAACTCAAGCCCGAAGGCTCGCCCTGGTTGGCCAACATCTGGCAAGGCCACTTCCCCAACGAGAACTCCCAGGAGGACGGATTTGCCCGAACCGCTCCGGTCAAATCGTTCCCACCCAACGGCTTCGGCCTGTACGACATGGCGGGCAACGTGTGGGAATGGTGCGCCGACTGGTATCACCCCAACGCCTACCAGTTCGACCGCCGACTTAACCCGTCGGGGCCACCCCGCCTAGCCAGCTTCGACCCGATGGAACCCGGCGTGCCCAAACGGGTCCAGCGCGGCGGTTCCTTCCTTTGCACCGATCAATATTGCACCCGCTATCGCCCCGGCGCTCGGGGCAAGGGCGAACCCGGCAGCGCCGCCTCCCATGTGGGCTTCCGCTGCGCCCGCTCCGTTGAATGA
- a CDS encoding serine/threonine protein kinase: MSLELSESDSSPSSDKENLPRKMGSFKLIRKLGEGAMGVVYEAIHEPSGRRAAVKEMTTADLRNTTGYKRWEREIDILKTLKHPNIVRFYANGRSKSVPYLAMELVEGEALDKLLKKRGAFDWRTVAILGAQLCDALHHAHQSKIIHRDLKPSNLMLTGTPQRPILKLADFGIAKALEETGITATGRTVGTAAYMAPEQIAEPDTISHKTDLYSLGIVLYQLVTGELPFNGATYAAMMTLHLKEKPPRASSKAHLPPEFDDLIDQLLSKAPQDRPFDALAVGERLRAIAAMDWKPQEKLPPRATTEVRTRPRPTSTIERAGWNPETIATLGLVVSLVLILSFMLWYIFAPVSTDSLYTQVKAVMDTDNRLAIRDSRFQAKLDELLIRSDLGDRFEQVRSWKDRAMFFEAEDKARTIKIPGQAGSLKRAPSNPIEELYAQTAAEAQRLEADLELEKSAQRWRSMAEQIDAEAPEERGWRALALSEAEKNQAKLQELRQAIDDEMKRARSLIETQSGGVRQAIPIWQNLIEKYWIYPDLRPLLTRGPLQRLVDNGMAPPDIVNRP, translated from the coding sequence ATGAGCCTCGAACTCTCCGAATCAGACTCCTCCCCGTCCTCCGACAAGGAGAATCTGCCCCGCAAAATGGGATCCTTCAAACTGATCCGCAAGCTGGGCGAAGGAGCGATGGGAGTGGTCTACGAGGCGATCCATGAACCCTCCGGACGCCGCGCCGCGGTGAAGGAGATGACCACCGCCGACCTCCGCAACACCACCGGCTACAAACGCTGGGAACGTGAAATCGATATTCTGAAAACACTTAAGCATCCTAATATCGTTCGATTTTATGCTAATGGTCGTTCTAAGAGCGTTCCCTACCTGGCGATGGAACTCGTTGAAGGGGAAGCGCTGGATAAGCTGCTTAAGAAGCGTGGGGCATTTGACTGGAGGACCGTGGCGATCCTGGGGGCGCAGCTGTGCGACGCTTTGCACCACGCGCATCAATCCAAGATCATTCACCGGGATCTCAAACCGTCCAACCTGATGCTGACCGGCACCCCCCAGCGTCCGATTCTCAAGCTGGCCGACTTCGGCATCGCCAAAGCGCTTGAGGAAACCGGGATCACCGCGACGGGGCGAACTGTGGGGACCGCTGCCTACATGGCCCCCGAGCAGATCGCCGAACCAGACACCATCTCGCACAAAACCGACCTGTATTCGCTGGGTATCGTCCTTTATCAACTGGTGACCGGGGAATTACCGTTCAACGGCGCGACCTACGCGGCGATGATGACCCTGCATCTCAAAGAAAAGCCGCCCCGCGCCTCCTCCAAAGCCCACCTGCCGCCAGAGTTCGATGATCTCATCGATCAGCTTTTGAGCAAAGCCCCGCAGGATCGCCCGTTCGACGCCCTGGCGGTGGGCGAACGGTTGCGGGCCATCGCGGCCATGGACTGGAAGCCACAAGAGAAACTGCCCCCCCGCGCCACCACCGAGGTCCGAACCCGACCCCGACCAACCAGCACCATCGAGCGGGCGGGCTGGAACCCCGAGACCATCGCTACCCTCGGCCTGGTTGTGTCCCTGGTGTTGATCCTGAGCTTCATGCTCTGGTACATCTTCGCCCCGGTCTCGACCGACTCGCTGTACACCCAGGTCAAAGCGGTCATGGACACGGACAACCGCCTGGCGATCCGCGACTCCCGCTTCCAGGCCAAACTCGACGAATTGCTCATCCGCTCCGACCTGGGCGATCGCTTCGAGCAAGTCCGCAGCTGGAAGGATCGCGCGATGTTTTTCGAGGCGGAGGACAAAGCGCGGACCATCAAGATCCCCGGCCAGGCTGGGTCACTCAAACGCGCTCCCAGTAACCCAATCGAGGAACTCTACGCCCAAACCGCCGCCGAGGCCCAACGGCTCGAAGCCGACCTCGAACTGGAAAAATCGGCCCAACGCTGGCGGAGCATGGCCGAACAGATCGACGCGGAGGCTCCCGAAGAACGCGGCTGGCGCGCCTTGGCACTAAGCGAAGCTGAGAAGAATCAAGCTAAGCTCCAGGAACTGCGCCAAGCGATCGACGACGAAATGAAACGGGCACGCAGCCTGATCGAAACGCAAAGTGGCGGCGTCCGCCAGGCCATCCCAATCTGGCAAAACCTGATCGAAAAATACTGGATCTACCCCGACCTCCGTCCCCTCCTCACGCGCGGCCCCCTGCAACGCTTGGTCGACAATGGCATGGCTCCACCCGATATCGTCAACCGTCCTTGA
- a CDS encoding type II toxin-antitoxin system Phd/YefM family antitoxin: MAKSNVRFVGSRELHRDLPEVLDDLDDLNSRYVLTIHSKPRAVLIGAEAFAALVRSASAGDRLLALQLEALLQGQRPKATSSSRKAKARANSPVRHSNHDDDNADESTNDDSCLVALGTKS, encoded by the coding sequence ATGGCCAAGTCCAACGTCCGCTTCGTGGGAAGCCGCGAACTGCACCGTGACCTTCCCGAGGTACTGGACGACCTCGACGATCTCAATAGCCGTTACGTTTTGACCATCCACAGCAAACCCCGCGCCGTGCTGATCGGAGCTGAGGCATTCGCTGCGTTGGTCCGAAGCGCCTCGGCAGGGGACCGTTTGCTGGCCCTGCAACTCGAGGCGCTCCTCCAAGGTCAACGCCCCAAGGCCACGTCCTCAAGCCGCAAGGCCAAAGCGCGCGCCAACTCTCCAGTCCGTCACTCCAACCACGACGACGACAACGCCGACGAATCCACCAACGACGACTCATGCCTGGTCGCCTTAGGTACCAAATCCTGA
- a CDS encoding serine/threonine-protein kinase: protein MNDEDAKLLDALRLAESLTAGELADLKSWWRATRHGEEALSVFLARQGVVETEALGRVLAASWGEMEPVSSEADTVLGRSGPNASAAPPTISSSMPSLEQPAGDLKTATTSEPSPSQSTSTTAVTDADPTDPESAFRDEGWERLRHLMVATSAATPPLHGLEAARVVSAGGSTDLATPFEPPRPSDAMIGQLVSDRYLLVERLGQGGYGVVYYGLDTRLNRPVAVKLLRTDVADPGGGLAEIIQEAGVLGQLNHPNIVTIWDFADRPQPFLALEFVDGASLEDLIARSGRLQLDRALEITLQVVAGLEAAARLGVVHRDVKPANILMHKSGQAKLTDFGLAVLSGGVPRSNAAGDAARGTAYYMSPEQAADEPIDHRSDIYSLGVTLYQALTGVMPIDGETRMEVLLNQSLKTPQPPHLVVPGLHPEVSRVVLKMLAKCPEDRHQSYRELADDLKRLRSGRSSSPSATGRSSQGLNSGAGAEGTVAVPSSDSSSPNLVKTLLRAAWRPSNSSW from the coding sequence ATGAACGACGAAGACGCCAAGCTGCTGGATGCGTTGCGGTTGGCGGAATCGCTCACGGCTGGCGAACTCGCCGACCTGAAATCATGGTGGCGGGCGACTCGTCATGGTGAGGAGGCGCTGTCGGTCTTCCTCGCCCGTCAAGGCGTGGTGGAGACCGAGGCGTTGGGCCGCGTGTTGGCGGCGTCGTGGGGCGAAATGGAGCCGGTTTCGAGTGAAGCCGACACCGTGCTAGGCCGATCGGGTCCGAACGCCTCGGCCGCGCCCCCGACTATCTCCTCTTCGATGCCGTCGTTGGAGCAACCAGCAGGCGACTTGAAGACGGCCACCACCAGCGAGCCGAGTCCGAGCCAATCGACCTCCACCACGGCCGTGACCGACGCCGATCCGACCGATCCGGAATCAGCCTTCCGCGACGAAGGTTGGGAGCGTCTGCGCCATCTGATGGTGGCCACCTCCGCCGCAACGCCGCCGCTTCACGGGCTCGAAGCGGCTCGGGTGGTTTCGGCGGGCGGCTCGACTGACCTGGCGACGCCATTTGAGCCGCCGCGTCCCAGCGACGCGATGATTGGTCAACTGGTGTCCGATCGCTACCTTCTGGTTGAGCGGCTGGGTCAAGGTGGTTACGGTGTGGTGTACTATGGTCTGGACACCCGGTTGAACCGCCCGGTGGCGGTCAAGCTACTCAGGACCGACGTGGCCGACCCCGGCGGTGGTCTGGCCGAGATCATTCAAGAAGCCGGGGTGCTGGGTCAACTCAACCACCCTAACATCGTTACAATCTGGGACTTCGCCGACCGTCCCCAACCGTTTCTGGCGTTGGAGTTTGTCGACGGGGCCTCGTTGGAGGACCTGATCGCACGCAGCGGGCGCTTGCAGCTCGACCGGGCGCTAGAGATCACGCTCCAGGTGGTCGCGGGGTTGGAAGCAGCGGCGCGATTGGGGGTGGTGCATCGGGATGTGAAGCCCGCGAATATTCTCATGCACAAGTCGGGTCAGGCCAAGCTGACCGATTTCGGGCTGGCGGTGCTGTCCGGTGGCGTGCCGCGCTCGAACGCGGCGGGGGACGCGGCACGAGGAACTGCCTATTACATGTCGCCTGAGCAGGCCGCCGACGAGCCGATCGACCATCGTTCGGATATTTACTCCCTGGGTGTGACGTTGTACCAGGCTCTGACCGGCGTCATGCCCATCGACGGGGAGACCCGCATGGAGGTGTTGCTCAACCAGTCGCTCAAAACGCCGCAGCCGCCCCATCTGGTGGTGCCGGGGTTGCATCCCGAGGTGTCGCGGGTGGTGTTGAAGATGCTGGCCAAGTGTCCCGAGGACCGCCACCAAAGCTACAGAGAGTTGGCCGACGACCTCAAGCGGCTGCGGTCCGGTCGGTCCAGCTCGCCTTCGGCGACGGGCCGGTCCTCCCAAGGCTTGAACTCGGGGGCGGGAGCGGAGGGGACGGTCGCGGTTCCTTCGAGCGATTCATCGTCGCCCAACTTGGTCAAGACACTCCTGAGGGCAGCGTGGCGTCCCTCCAACTCCTCCTGGTGA
- a CDS encoding bifunctional cobalt-precorrin-7 (C(5))-methyltransferase/cobalt-precorrin-6B (C(15))-methyltransferase has product MAKIVIVGVGDDGFDGLSESSRAVIREADWILGTTSALAAIGSAAGHARRVELDPDMTTALDQTRQALNEASRPVLVSQGDPLFYGIARFLCDRLGKERFEVIPHVSSMQLAFARLKESWEDAYLTSLAERPLEVVLERIRTAEKVGLFSSDRHPPAKVARALLDRGIDYFKASVCENLGSPDERITTAELADLVGLEFHPLNVMVLVRKPNRPDRRIPTRGMRLFGNPDEAFAQSLPKRELITQAEVRAIALALMDLRPESVVWDIGAGSGSVSIEAARLAPRGMVYAIEPEPTDLALIESNAEAFAVDNVRAIPGRAPEVLASLPTPDAIFVGGTGRQVESILREAWTRLAEGGRLVVNVATVDGLATAHTVLKQLAGGSVVEVRQVWIARGIDQLDRVRFEAANPTFVLSASKTGIIED; this is encoded by the coding sequence GTGGCCAAGATCGTGATTGTCGGGGTGGGTGACGATGGCTTCGATGGCTTGAGCGAATCGAGCCGCGCGGTGATTCGAGAGGCCGATTGGATTCTTGGTACCACTTCGGCGCTCGCAGCGATTGGCTCGGCGGCGGGTCACGCGCGACGGGTCGAACTCGACCCCGATATGACCACGGCGCTGGATCAGACTCGTCAGGCGCTCAATGAGGCGTCCCGCCCAGTGCTGGTGAGCCAGGGCGATCCCCTGTTTTATGGGATCGCGCGGTTCCTGTGCGACCGTCTGGGCAAGGAACGGTTCGAGGTCATTCCTCATGTGTCGAGTATGCAGCTGGCGTTTGCGCGGCTCAAGGAGAGTTGGGAGGATGCCTATTTGACCAGCCTGGCCGAGAGGCCGCTGGAGGTGGTGTTGGAGCGGATTCGCACCGCCGAGAAGGTCGGGTTGTTCTCCAGCGACCGTCACCCGCCCGCCAAGGTGGCGCGGGCGTTGTTGGATCGGGGGATCGACTATTTCAAGGCGTCGGTCTGCGAGAACCTCGGTTCGCCGGATGAACGGATCACCACCGCCGAACTTGCCGATCTGGTCGGTTTGGAGTTTCATCCGCTCAACGTGATGGTGTTGGTGCGTAAGCCCAACCGGCCCGATCGTCGAATTCCCACCCGCGGGATGCGGCTGTTCGGCAACCCCGACGAGGCATTCGCCCAGAGCCTGCCCAAGCGGGAGTTGATCACTCAGGCAGAGGTGCGGGCGATCGCGTTGGCGTTGATGGATCTTCGGCCCGAGAGCGTGGTGTGGGATATTGGGGCCGGCAGCGGTTCGGTATCGATCGAGGCAGCGCGATTGGCTCCCCGAGGGATGGTGTACGCCATCGAGCCGGAGCCGACCGACCTGGCGTTGATCGAGTCCAACGCCGAGGCGTTCGCGGTGGACAATGTTCGGGCGATCCCCGGCCGAGCGCCTGAGGTTCTCGCCAGCTTGCCTACTCCCGACGCGATCTTCGTAGGCGGGACCGGGCGTCAGGTCGAGTCGATTCTGCGTGAAGCCTGGACCCGTCTGGCCGAGGGGGGACGCTTGGTGGTCAACGTGGCGACCGTCGATGGGTTGGCCACCGCCCACACCGTCCTCAAGCAGTTAGCCGGCGGGAGCGTCGTGGAGGTACGCCAGGTCTGGATCGCAAGGGGAATCGATCAACTCGACCGAGTGCGGTTCGAGGCGGCCAACCCCACCTTTGTGTTGTCGGCCTCCAAGACCGGGATCATCGAGGACTGA
- a CDS encoding amidohydrolase family protein, with amino-acid sequence MILEGTLIRPNTSGRVELIAGQLTIDPQAGRIVQVRTIDDAPTAADSYSSPQPPDLGGHATEWLVAPGFIDAHVHLPQFDAIGAGGLPLLDWLDRAILPVEARWNDSDYARDRVRAAIGRMLDHGTTAFAAYATIHHDATRAALEEAHALGLRAAIGQPMMDQHHARDSIRSTDALLEEACALLEENASRHGGRVEVALTPRYAVGCSARLMTGLAELARDHGALIQTHLSETRDEVELALKIHPASNYTAIYDQYGLLTPRTVLGHGVWLDDNERQLLAQRGAVVAHCPVANAFLRSGAMDWNLLDQCGVRLAIGSDIGAGSQPAMPRVGQALLRTVGDLHPEGPIPDPAEVWWRLTRGNALALGWENVGHLEPGAEADLLVLRPDVAWSNAPDPLGMLLHSWDDRWLKAVIVAGRVARRFP; translated from the coding sequence ATGATTCTTGAAGGCACGCTGATTCGTCCCAACACTTCGGGACGAGTCGAATTGATCGCCGGCCAGTTGACGATCGACCCTCAGGCCGGACGGATCGTCCAGGTTCGAACCATCGACGACGCCCCAACGGCGGCGGACTCGTACTCGTCTCCGCAACCGCCCGACCTGGGCGGACACGCGACCGAGTGGCTCGTCGCGCCCGGATTCATCGACGCCCATGTCCATCTGCCTCAGTTCGACGCCATCGGCGCGGGGGGATTGCCTCTGCTCGACTGGCTCGATCGCGCGATTTTGCCGGTCGAGGCCCGCTGGAACGACTCCGATTACGCCCGCGACCGCGTCCGGGCGGCGATTGGACGGATGCTCGATCATGGCACCACTGCGTTCGCCGCCTATGCCACCATCCACCACGACGCCACTCGCGCCGCTCTGGAGGAGGCCCACGCCTTGGGACTCCGCGCCGCGATCGGTCAACCGATGATGGACCAGCATCATGCTCGGGATTCGATCCGTTCCACTGACGCTCTGCTTGAGGAGGCATGCGCTCTGCTGGAGGAAAACGCCTCTCGACACGGTGGGCGGGTCGAGGTCGCTCTGACGCCCCGCTACGCAGTGGGATGCTCCGCACGGCTCATGACCGGTCTGGCCGAGTTAGCCCGCGACCACGGCGCGTTGATCCAAACCCACCTTTCTGAAACCCGCGACGAGGTCGAACTGGCGTTGAAGATCCATCCCGCCTCCAACTACACCGCGATTTACGACCAGTACGGTCTGCTCACCCCCCGCACCGTGCTGGGCCACGGTGTTTGGCTCGACGACAACGAGCGCCAATTGCTTGCCCAACGCGGCGCGGTCGTGGCGCACTGTCCGGTCGCCAACGCCTTCCTGCGCTCGGGCGCGATGGATTGGAACTTGCTGGATCAATGCGGTGTGCGTTTGGCGATCGGTTCGGACATTGGGGCTGGGTCGCAACCGGCGATGCCTCGGGTGGGTCAAGCGTTGCTCCGCACTGTCGGCGATCTCCACCCTGAGGGGCCGATTCCCGACCCCGCTGAGGTCTGGTGGCGTCTGACCCGAGGCAATGCCCTGGCGCTGGGCTGGGAGAATGTCGGCCATCTCGAACCCGGCGCGGAGGCCGATCTCCTCGTGTTGCGGCCCGACGTTGCTTGGTCCAACGCGCCTGACCCCCTGGGTATGTTGCTCCATTCCTGGGACGACCGTTGGCTCAAGGCGGTCATCGTCGCCGGTCGGGTGGCGCGACGGTTTCCCTGA
- a CDS encoding serine/threonine-protein kinase, whose translation MELQPAATNGSETGNGPKLAGGGAEPLGVPSDPGPVPAMDRDRDDWNAELPPVPTSIRKPKTRRKSRAGRSSSGDESREWGTGLWPSWPPRQVGDYEILGEIARGGMGIVCKARHRRLGRIVALKMIVAGEFAARSQIQRFQAEAGAVARLDHPHIVTLHEYGVQDGVPFFTMKFVEGISLAERLKQGPYDQPEEIARLVAAIARAVHHAHQRGVLHRDLKPANILLDHEGRPYVTDFGLAKRIDEDQAPSSPSPTEIGHPETSDSQVPPTDCDMETIPNPRGGSRTHTGAVLGTPGFMAFEQASGRIGDVTILTDVHGLGAILYAVLTGQPPNPGSTTTEILNNIEKGRIIPPSKLRGGVHRDLERICLKCLSRNPEDRYPSALAVAEDLERVERGEPISLESSYVGRQVWNWLRRRLRTAVWVVGLGTLIGLSSLALFAKGLVSPSLTTSTSTSTLTSTAIPLTPLWWPSAPPPSRIDPIRLFGVALGFVTLFGGGLLLARTTRPRDFGETTAVGTGAGLIAALVAFVLIIGPTTLARELDTAMARPHPSSLVEGGPKWFDPALGEAIGRGLSLGLAVALITYVPIVLVGTVVAVRLLASQPSKLNLLIPYAFQVAWMGALFLIPLDMMFDPKESTVAVLPACLTLLLAVAAIRRRWDWRGHLVVGSLVLVFESGLRWLVNANERWLSSNEVELIGLMFLPLAVLAAQHSWAIRRYILLTATAWVAASLWKPPTTPGPLTDLGMALLVVILGLLWFREWRDPQGDADADGQPPVHRDAVHHQVPPVSIKADHRSGSTG comes from the coding sequence GTGGAACTTCAACCGGCTGCGACCAATGGCTCTGAAACCGGTAACGGCCCGAAGCTCGCGGGCGGCGGGGCCGAACCGCTGGGGGTTCCGAGCGATCCGGGTCCAGTCCCGGCGATGGATCGGGACCGCGACGACTGGAATGCCGAACTGCCGCCTGTTCCGACTTCGATTCGCAAACCCAAGACGCGCCGCAAGAGCCGGGCGGGTCGCTCGTCGTCCGGAGACGAATCGCGCGAGTGGGGCACGGGACTTTGGCCGAGTTGGCCGCCGCGCCAGGTGGGGGACTACGAGATTCTAGGCGAGATCGCCCGCGGCGGCATGGGGATTGTCTGCAAGGCTCGTCATCGTCGTTTGGGCCGGATCGTGGCGCTCAAGATGATTGTCGCTGGCGAGTTTGCGGCCCGCTCCCAGATCCAACGCTTTCAGGCGGAGGCTGGGGCGGTGGCGCGTCTGGACCACCCCCATATCGTCACCCTCCACGAGTACGGCGTGCAGGACGGTGTGCCGTTTTTCACCATGAAGTTCGTGGAGGGGATCAGTCTGGCCGAACGGCTCAAGCAGGGCCCTTACGATCAACCCGAAGAGATCGCCCGGCTCGTCGCTGCTATTGCCCGGGCGGTCCACCACGCTCACCAGCGCGGTGTCCTTCACCGTGACCTCAAACCGGCCAACATCCTGCTCGACCACGAGGGACGGCCCTACGTCACCGATTTCGGGCTGGCCAAACGAATCGACGAGGATCAGGCCCCTTCCTCCCCGTCCCCCACCGAGATCGGCCACCCCGAAACGAGCGATTCCCAAGTCCCGCCCACCGACTGCGACATGGAGACGATCCCCAACCCCAGGGGAGGCTCCCGCACCCACACCGGAGCGGTTCTCGGCACGCCGGGCTTCATGGCGTTCGAGCAGGCCAGCGGCCGGATTGGCGACGTCACAATCCTGACCGACGTGCATGGTTTGGGGGCGATCCTGTACGCGGTGCTGACTGGTCAACCGCCCAACCCTGGCTCGACCACTACGGAGATTCTGAACAATATTGAAAAGGGCCGGATCATTCCACCCTCCAAGCTCCGCGGTGGGGTGCACCGCGACCTGGAGCGGATCTGCTTGAAATGTCTGAGCCGCAACCCCGAGGATCGCTACCCTTCGGCCCTAGCGGTGGCCGAGGACCTCGAGCGGGTCGAACGGGGCGAGCCGATTTCGCTGGAATCGTCCTACGTGGGACGCCAGGTTTGGAACTGGCTGCGACGACGCCTTCGAACAGCGGTCTGGGTGGTCGGGCTGGGAACCCTGATCGGTCTGTCCAGTCTGGCGTTGTTCGCCAAGGGACTCGTCTCTCCCTCCCTCACCACCTCGACTTCGACTTCGACGTTGACTTCGACCGCGATCCCCCTAACCCCGCTCTGGTGGCCCTCGGCTCCGCCGCCGTCTCGGATCGACCCAATTCGTCTGTTCGGGGTGGCGCTGGGATTCGTCACCCTCTTCGGTGGAGGGCTGCTCCTGGCGCGGACCACCCGTCCCCGCGACTTCGGCGAGACCACCGCCGTTGGCACCGGCGCGGGACTGATCGCCGCGCTGGTGGCCTTTGTGCTGATCATCGGTCCCACCACGTTGGCTCGGGAACTCGACACCGCAATGGCTCGACCCCACCCTTCTAGCCTCGTCGAAGGGGGGCCGAAGTGGTTTGATCCCGCGCTTGGCGAGGCGATTGGGCGGGGCTTGAGCCTCGGGTTGGCCGTCGCGCTCATCACTTATGTGCCGATCGTGTTGGTAGGAACTGTGGTCGCGGTTCGCCTCTTGGCCTCACAGCCCTCCAAGCTCAACTTGCTGATTCCCTACGCCTTTCAGGTCGCTTGGATGGGCGCACTGTTCTTGATCCCACTTGATATGATGTTCGACCCCAAGGAGTCCACGGTGGCGGTCCTGCCGGCCTGTTTGACGCTGTTGCTTGCGGTCGCGGCGATTCGGAGACGTTGGGACTGGCGGGGTCACTTGGTGGTCGGCTCGCTGGTTTTGGTGTTCGAGTCCGGCCTACGGTGGCTGGTCAACGCCAACGAACGTTGGCTTAGTTCCAACGAGGTGGAATTGATCGGCCTGATGTTCCTGCCCCTCGCGGTACTGGCGGCCCAACACTCCTGGGCGATCCGCCGCTACATCCTATTGACCGCCACCGCCTGGGTCGCCGCGTCGCTGTGGAAGCCGCCGACTACCCCCGGCCCCCTAACCGACCTGGGCATGGCGCTGTTGGTGGTCATTCTGGGGCTGTTGTGGTTCCGGGAATGGCGTGATCCTCAGGGCGATGCCGACGCCGATGGTCAACCACCCGTACACCGCGACGCGGTGCATCACCAAGTTCCGCCGGTTTCCATCAAGGCGGACCACCGTTCAGGCTCAACGGGTTGA